Proteins co-encoded in one Polluticoccus soli genomic window:
- a CDS encoding glycosyltransferase family 2 protein — translation MITCAQDTAVVILSYNGKKWHELFLPMIVAEAGTGYEVIVADNASTDDTLAWVNDNYPTVKTVQIPINRGFANGYHEALKQIQAKYYVLLSADFEVTPGWFPPLINAMQRYTGLAACQPRIRYWREREYLEYAGAGGGFMDKYGYMFCRGRMFSDLEKDEGQYSDDIEVFWASGGCMMIRADLYHKIGGLDNDFYAHMEEIDLCWRLKNAGYKIGYIGQSLVYHVGGSVISYGSPQKLFYNFRNNLILLTKNEKASKLLWLFPMRLVLDGIAGLRLLLTGQFIGTWTILRAHFNFYGSLGKWLKRRRECSKHITHRNEEGIYNRSIVWDYFVLRKKVFPKLKWTPKPLS, via the coding sequence ATGATTACTTGCGCGCAGGATACCGCCGTTGTCATTCTTAGCTACAACGGCAAAAAGTGGCATGAGCTGTTCCTGCCGATGATAGTGGCTGAAGCCGGGACCGGCTACGAGGTCATTGTTGCCGACAACGCAAGTACTGACGACACCCTTGCATGGGTGAACGATAATTATCCTACCGTTAAAACGGTACAGATCCCCATCAACCGCGGCTTTGCCAATGGCTACCACGAGGCGCTGAAACAGATACAGGCCAAGTACTATGTGCTGCTCAGCGCCGACTTCGAGGTGACCCCCGGGTGGTTCCCACCACTCATCAACGCTATGCAGCGCTATACTGGTTTGGCCGCGTGCCAGCCGCGCATACGTTACTGGCGCGAGCGCGAATACCTGGAATATGCCGGCGCCGGCGGTGGCTTCATGGATAAATACGGCTATATGTTTTGCCGCGGCCGCATGTTTTCCGACCTGGAAAAAGATGAAGGCCAGTACAGCGACGACATAGAAGTGTTCTGGGCATCGGGCGGCTGTATGATGATACGCGCCGACCTGTATCACAAAATAGGCGGACTCGATAACGACTTCTACGCGCACATGGAAGAAATAGACCTGTGCTGGCGCCTTAAGAATGCCGGTTATAAGATCGGCTACATTGGGCAGTCACTCGTATATCACGTAGGCGGTAGCGTTATCAGCTACGGCAGTCCGCAAAAGCTGTTCTACAACTTCCGCAACAACCTTATATTGCTTACCAAGAACGAGAAGGCCAGCAAGCTGCTTTGGCTTTTCCCTATGCGCCTGGTACTCGACGGCATTGCAGGTCTTAGGTTACTGCTGACGGGGCAGTTCATAGGTACATGGACCATTCTTCGGGCGCATTTCAACTTTTACGGCAGCCTGGGCAAATGGCTGAAACGTCGCCGTGAGTGCAGTAAACACATCACCCACCGCAACGAAGAAGGCATCTATAACCGCAGCATCGTGTGGGACTATTTCGTGCTGCGCAAAAAGGTGTTCCCCAAGCTAAAATGGACGCCTAAACCTTTGAGCTAG
- a CDS encoding sensor histidine kinase, protein MKQYINWKTYLILVAMCIVAASLYYTNQLARKLSDEEKQNVIQLVEGIKTTYLTEDEVALRYASMVVEQNKTIPLILAGDGDSILSNRNLDSNKIAKDPTYLPSKLREFKAEHDPIVIDFGYGKQHVYYGESYLVKQLRYYPYIQLIIITLFLLVVLIAFTSSHRSVQNQVWVGLSKETAHQLGTPLSSIEAWLELLKDRPENAEAVSEMQKDLDRLKLVADRFGKVGSAPRLEEEDLVKRLQDMVNYMQKRAPNKVKIDLETDHDTMPVLLSGPLFDWVIENLMRNALDAMAGTGRIDVKLVDQPEQVLVDVTDNGKGIPKHQVSKIFNPGFTTKKRGWGLGLSLSKRIIEKYHHGSLYVKSSEVGKGTTFRIILRK, encoded by the coding sequence ATGAAGCAGTATATTAACTGGAAAACATATTTAATACTCGTTGCTATGTGTATAGTTGCGGCATCGCTGTACTATACCAACCAACTTGCCCGCAAACTGTCGGACGAGGAGAAGCAGAATGTGATACAACTGGTAGAGGGAATTAAGACGACCTACCTCACCGAAGACGAGGTAGCGCTCAGGTACGCATCAATGGTAGTAGAACAGAATAAAACCATCCCACTGATCCTTGCAGGAGACGGCGATAGCATTCTCAGTAACCGCAACCTTGATTCAAATAAAATAGCCAAAGACCCGACTTACCTACCATCAAAACTGCGTGAGTTCAAGGCCGAGCACGACCCTATAGTGATCGATTTCGGGTATGGCAAGCAGCACGTTTACTACGGAGAATCCTACCTGGTGAAGCAGCTGCGTTACTATCCTTATATCCAATTGATCATCATTACACTGTTTCTACTCGTGGTGCTGATCGCATTTACGTCCTCTCACCGATCCGTGCAAAACCAGGTGTGGGTGGGCCTTTCGAAAGAAACGGCACACCAGTTGGGCACACCACTTAGCTCTATAGAAGCCTGGCTGGAACTGCTGAAAGACCGGCCTGAGAATGCCGAAGCCGTAAGCGAAATGCAAAAAGACCTTGACCGCCTCAAGCTGGTAGCCGACAGGTTTGGTAAGGTGGGCAGCGCGCCAAGGCTGGAAGAAGAGGACCTGGTGAAACGCCTGCAGGATATGGTGAACTACATGCAAAAACGTGCGCCCAATAAGGTAAAGATAGACCTGGAGACCGATCACGACACGATGCCGGTGCTGCTTAGCGGGCCTCTGTTTGACTGGGTGATAGAAAACCTGATGCGCAATGCACTAGATGCAATGGCCGGCACGGGACGAATTGATGTGAAACTGGTAGACCAGCCAGAACAAGTGCTGGTAGATGTAACCGACAACGGCAAAGGCATCCCCAAGCACCAGGTGAGCAAAATATTCAACCCCGGGTTCACTACTAAGAAACGCGGTTGGGGATTAGGCCTTTCACTTTCTAAGCGTATCATTGAAAAATACCACCATGGTTCGCTCTATGTAAAGAGCAGCGAAGTGGGCAAAGGCACTACTTTCCGCATCATACTGCGCAAGTAG
- the msrA gene encoding peptide-methionine (S)-S-oxide reductase MsrA has translation MHTLRTILALGFFALQLSACAQKNNFEQSKTFDQMNNTNGSANNDQLQVATFGAGCFWCVEAQFQQLEGVEKVESGYMGGIIENPTYKQVCTGTTGHAEVANIYYNPAKISYDELLAAFWTAHDPTQLNRQGNDVGTQYRSAIFYHTPEQKQKAEEYKKKLNEEKAFNDPVVTEISPATAFYKAEDYHQNYYNDNSSQPYCVFVVKPKLEKFQKVFKDKLKTHK, from the coding sequence ATGCATACACTAAGAACAATACTGGCGCTGGGTTTCTTCGCACTACAGCTTTCGGCATGCGCGCAGAAGAATAACTTTGAACAATCGAAAACTTTTGACCAAATGAACAATACAAACGGCTCTGCAAACAATGATCAATTACAAGTCGCCACCTTTGGCGCCGGCTGCTTTTGGTGCGTGGAAGCGCAATTCCAGCAACTGGAAGGAGTGGAGAAAGTAGAGTCGGGCTATATGGGTGGCATTATAGAGAACCCTACTTACAAGCAGGTGTGCACAGGCACAACCGGTCACGCAGAAGTGGCGAACATCTATTACAACCCCGCAAAGATCAGCTACGACGAGCTCCTGGCAGCCTTCTGGACTGCCCACGACCCAACGCAGCTCAATCGCCAGGGTAACGACGTAGGTACGCAATACCGCTCAGCTATCTTTTATCATACGCCTGAACAGAAACAAAAAGCAGAAGAATATAAGAAGAAGCTGAACGAAGAGAAGGCGTTCAATGATCCTGTGGTAACGGAGATATCACCAGCCACCGCCTTCTACAAAGCTGAAGACTACCACCAGAATTACTACAATGACAATAGCTCTCAGCCATATTGTGTATTCGTGGTAAAACCCAAACTGGAAAAGTTTCAGAAAGTATTTAAGGATAAGCTGAAGACGCATAAATAA
- a CDS encoding chaperone modulator CbpM: MEKDDLIPAQDFCMHNHISPTIIASFYEAGLIEIVTIEGEQFLEIEHLRDTEKLVRLHTELDINLPGLEAIMHLLGKMEEMENVMRTLQQRLRLYEP; this comes from the coding sequence ATGGAAAAAGATGACCTGATACCTGCGCAGGATTTCTGTATGCATAACCACATTTCTCCAACTATCATTGCCAGTTTTTACGAAGCAGGCCTGATAGAAATAGTGACGATAGAGGGAGAACAATTCCTGGAGATAGAACACCTGCGTGATACCGAAAAACTGGTACGCCTGCATACTGAGCTCGACATTAACCTTCCGGGACTTGAAGCGATCATGCACTTACTTGGTAAAATGGAAGAAATGGAAAATGTGATGCGTACATTGCAACAACGACTAAGGCTATACGAACCATAG
- a CDS encoding LiaF transmembrane domain-containing protein, with protein MAREHRWNANPYYRRRDRRGNRVFGGMVLLLLGVFLMLKKLSLIPYINWHSTWPFIVIAIGLFIGVRKRFTNHVWWILILVGVAHLVPPFTIMGTSASSLVVPLAFIIGGLLIVFRSRKKNDCIKETEVVTNTESYLNIDVTFGGRKEIVTSKEFRGGRVNTTFGGTEINMIQADSTVQPMILNLDVTFSGVELIVPSHWELQNEIEPTFGSVEDHRAMRTSTITTEERKVLILKGSCSFGSIEIKSY; from the coding sequence ATGGCACGTGAACACCGTTGGAATGCAAACCCTTACTATCGCAGGCGCGACCGTCGTGGCAACAGAGTTTTCGGCGGGATGGTACTGTTACTGCTAGGTGTATTCCTGATGCTGAAGAAACTCAGCCTCATTCCCTATATCAACTGGCACAGCACATGGCCTTTCATCGTTATCGCGATAGGTCTGTTCATAGGCGTACGCAAACGCTTTACCAACCACGTCTGGTGGATACTGATACTGGTAGGTGTGGCGCACCTGGTACCGCCGTTCACTATCATGGGTACGAGCGCTTCGAGCTTGGTAGTACCATTGGCGTTCATCATCGGGGGCTTGCTGATCGTTTTTCGCTCACGAAAAAAAAACGACTGCATAAAGGAGACGGAGGTTGTTACCAATACGGAGAGTTATCTTAATATAGATGTCACCTTCGGCGGTAGGAAAGAGATCGTTACTTCAAAAGAGTTTCGCGGTGGCCGGGTAAATACCACGTTTGGCGGCACTGAGATAAATATGATCCAGGCCGATAGCACGGTTCAGCCAATGATACTGAATCTCGATGTAACCTTCAGCGGTGTTGAATTGATTGTGCCATCGCACTGGGAGCTGCAAAATGAAATAGAGCCGACCTTCGGCAGTGTAGAAGATCACAGGGCTATGCGCACATCCACGATCACCACAGAGGAGAGGAAGGTACTGATACTGAAAGGAAGCTGCAGCTTCGGTAGTATCGAGATCAAATCATACTAA
- a CDS encoding type IX secretion system membrane protein PorP/SprF, with amino-acid sequence MKPFRNVWQLAVGVGLIYLLLAMPSGIYAQQNIQFGQYIFNGLAVNPAYAGYKEAWYINGTYRDQWTGFIGAPKTAVVSVDGSFWERNRFGVGFQLINDRLGAQNNTGGAASFAYRIPLDEADSRRLCFGISAGIYNYRIDRNKLNPLDPYDQELEQLKSVTNPDAGLGVYYSTPKLYAGLSALNLISRHENVLTTIKRAPHLYLTSGMLFNVSDRVKLKPSILVKEDFKGPTNMDFNAFILFNDRIWLGGSYRTRVSFWNKDHLQPDLTYLDAWSVIIDFFVTKQLRIGYAYDYTLTEIANYEHGSHEISIGYTFKRKEQIIISPRYF; translated from the coding sequence ATGAAACCATTTCGAAATGTATGGCAGTTAGCAGTAGGTGTAGGATTAATATATCTACTGCTGGCAATGCCTTCAGGAATTTATGCGCAACAAAACATACAGTTTGGACAGTATATTTTTAATGGGCTTGCTGTAAACCCTGCTTATGCAGGCTATAAAGAAGCCTGGTACATCAACGGCACTTATAGAGACCAATGGACAGGATTTATTGGGGCACCAAAAACAGCTGTAGTGAGTGTTGACGGTAGTTTTTGGGAACGTAATAGATTCGGTGTTGGCTTCCAGCTTATCAACGATCGTTTAGGAGCACAAAACAACACGGGAGGAGCAGCAAGTTTTGCCTACCGCATACCATTAGATGAGGCAGACAGCAGAAGGCTTTGCTTTGGCATATCAGCCGGTATATACAATTACAGAATAGATAGAAATAAGTTGAACCCCTTAGATCCATATGACCAAGAATTGGAACAATTAAAATCCGTAACTAACCCTGATGCCGGGCTGGGGGTTTACTATTCTACTCCAAAATTGTATGCAGGTTTATCTGCTTTGAATCTGATCTCACGCCATGAAAATGTTTTAACTACCATCAAACGCGCGCCGCACCTTTATTTAACATCAGGGATGTTATTCAATGTAAGCGACAGAGTAAAACTCAAACCTTCCATTTTAGTCAAAGAAGATTTCAAAGGGCCAACCAATATGGACTTCAATGCTTTCATATTATTTAATGACAGGATTTGGCTCGGCGGATCTTACCGCACACGGGTATCATTCTGGAATAAGGATCATTTACAACCTGACTTAACCTATTTAGATGCCTGGTCGGTGATAATAGATTTTTTTGTAACTAAACAATTACGTATTGGTTATGCCTATGACTACACATTGACGGAGATTGCCAATTATGAGCATGGTTCTCACGAAATATCCATCGGCTATACATTCAAACGTAAAGAACAAATTATTATCAGTCCAAGATATTTTTAA
- a CDS encoding J domain-containing protein, producing MAEYIDYYKVLGVDKSATTDDIKKAYRKLARKYHPDLNPNDAAAHKKFQEINEANEVLGDPENRKKYDQYGEHWKHAEQFEQAQQAGQAGQQSRTGGFGGFGGFGESGGFSGFNSEGGDYSDFFEQVFGRRGRSRQTQYRGEDYNAELQMSLTDAATTRQQVLTVGEKKVRITIPAGVEDGQVIKLKGYGSPGINGGPNGDLYIKFVINNDTQFKRTGNDLHATIDLPLYTAVLGGEQTVDTLDGKIKLKIPAETQNGTKTRIKNKGFPVYKQEDKFGDLYITYNVVLPTGLTDKEKELFNDLSGLRK from the coding sequence ATGGCGGAATACATTGATTACTATAAAGTGTTGGGCGTGGACAAAAGTGCCACTACCGACGACATAAAAAAGGCTTACCGCAAACTGGCGCGCAAGTACCACCCAGATCTTAATCCCAACGATGCAGCCGCGCATAAGAAATTCCAGGAGATAAACGAGGCTAACGAGGTATTGGGCGATCCGGAGAACAGGAAGAAATACGACCAGTATGGCGAACATTGGAAACATGCTGAACAGTTTGAGCAGGCTCAACAAGCAGGACAAGCGGGGCAGCAAAGCCGCACCGGCGGTTTCGGTGGCTTTGGCGGATTTGGTGAAAGCGGTGGATTTAGCGGCTTCAATTCTGAGGGTGGCGACTACTCTGATTTCTTTGAACAGGTGTTTGGCCGTAGGGGTAGAAGTCGGCAGACGCAGTATCGCGGAGAAGACTATAATGCGGAGCTGCAAATGAGCTTGACCGATGCCGCCACTACCCGGCAGCAGGTGCTAACTGTTGGCGAAAAGAAAGTGCGGATCACGATACCAGCAGGTGTTGAGGATGGGCAAGTGATCAAGCTTAAAGGCTATGGCAGCCCGGGCATTAACGGTGGCCCCAACGGCGACCTATACATCAAATTCGTGATCAATAACGACACGCAGTTTAAAAGGACCGGCAATGATCTGCACGCTACCATCGATCTGCCGCTGTATACTGCTGTATTGGGTGGGGAGCAGACCGTTGACACTCTCGATGGCAAAATAAAACTCAAGATCCCGGCTGAAACACAAAACGGTACCAAAACACGGATCAAGAACAAGGGCTTTCCTGTTTATAAACAGGAAGACAAATTCGGCGATTTGTATATCACCTACAATGTTGTTCTGCCCACAGGACTAACCGACAAGGAAAAAGAATTGTTTAACGACCTGTCCGGTCTAAGAAAATAG
- a CDS encoding OmpA family protein, whose product MLKKKLIALGCCVAGILFQTNICAQEQKTTRELAEGYYYRQEYAKGLPLFERLWNKEKNNIGLLERIANSYRQINDYQKAEEWYALLVNTVPANNSKDTVRYDHFLSYIEVLQNNSKYSEAKEQIANYLSKGGNTERAAILSEGCDLAPQWRSNPTDHIVQEQKTWNTTLADWGTSYYGNQIVFASERGGGKDYKRTLTPFTKLFQTSVDTGGAIYIFSNRLDDYKYHVGPAIFNKSLDTLYFTRTNTGKATLQYARDNDRTKRARYRLELFMQTKQADGNWSKPIPFAYNDAKHYSLGHAALSPSGDVLYYASDKAGGYGGVDIYYSEKQADGSWGTPKNCGPAINTFGDEMFPTIMEDGALYYSTDGKAGMGGLDIFTAEGARNQWRQPVNMQYPINSAGDDFYFQQKPSTVQDQITGYLSSNRISGTGSDDIYSFSQPSKIILVLDGVVTNSKTGELIASANLDLIDIATNQKKVKRTDTNGSYYFELDKDHSYKIVAQKEGYQPDEASVSTVGVRKTTTFTRDLKLTPQETIVLEGIYYDFNKSSIRKESQPSLNKLLGLLQENPDAIVEIGSHTDARAPFAYNIKLSQRRAQSVVNWLGARGINKNRMRAKGYGESQPRNNCTDGVHCSEFEHQRNRRTEFRVVGGSIDIKSLERFNMHVDPCKGCKF is encoded by the coding sequence ATGCTCAAGAAAAAACTGATCGCCCTCGGTTGTTGTGTTGCCGGTATTTTATTTCAAACAAATATCTGTGCGCAAGAGCAAAAAACAACCCGTGAACTTGCAGAGGGCTATTATTATCGCCAGGAATATGCCAAAGGGTTACCCTTATTTGAGCGGTTGTGGAATAAAGAAAAAAACAATATTGGCTTACTGGAAAGAATAGCCAACAGTTACCGCCAGATCAATGATTATCAAAAAGCAGAAGAATGGTATGCATTGCTGGTGAATACTGTGCCCGCTAACAACTCCAAAGATACGGTGCGTTACGACCATTTCTTGTCTTACATAGAAGTGCTGCAAAACAATTCTAAATATTCCGAAGCAAAAGAGCAAATAGCAAATTATCTATCCAAAGGTGGCAATACCGAGCGGGCAGCTATTTTATCCGAAGGCTGCGATCTGGCACCGCAATGGCGATCAAATCCTACGGATCATATAGTGCAGGAACAAAAAACATGGAACACCACCCTGGCAGACTGGGGCACGAGCTACTATGGCAATCAAATAGTATTTGCTTCGGAGCGTGGCGGAGGAAAAGATTATAAACGAACACTCACTCCATTCACAAAGCTATTTCAGACCTCAGTAGATACAGGCGGAGCCATCTACATTTTTTCAAACCGGCTTGATGATTACAAATACCATGTGGGCCCAGCAATCTTCAATAAAAGTCTCGACACTCTGTATTTTACCCGCACGAACACGGGCAAGGCAACACTGCAATATGCGCGGGATAATGACCGTACGAAACGCGCACGCTATAGGCTCGAACTTTTTATGCAAACGAAGCAAGCTGATGGCAACTGGAGTAAGCCAATACCCTTTGCTTATAATGACGCAAAACATTATTCCCTGGGCCATGCGGCGCTCAGTCCTTCCGGCGATGTGTTATATTATGCAAGCGATAAAGCAGGCGGCTACGGCGGCGTAGATATTTACTACAGTGAAAAACAAGCGGACGGTAGCTGGGGCACTCCCAAAAATTGTGGCCCTGCCATCAATACATTTGGTGATGAGATGTTCCCCACTATAATGGAAGATGGTGCTTTGTATTATTCCACAGATGGTAAAGCCGGGATGGGCGGATTAGACATATTTACCGCTGAAGGTGCTCGCAACCAATGGCGCCAACCTGTAAATATGCAATACCCCATTAACTCTGCCGGCGATGATTTCTATTTCCAGCAAAAGCCATCAACAGTACAAGACCAAATCACAGGCTATCTTTCATCCAATAGAATATCCGGCACCGGCAGCGACGATATTTATTCGTTTAGCCAGCCTTCGAAAATAATACTCGTTTTGGATGGTGTGGTAACGAACAGTAAAACAGGGGAGTTGATAGCATCCGCAAACCTTGATCTGATAGATATTGCTACCAATCAGAAAAAAGTAAAAAGGACTGATACTAATGGTAGCTACTACTTTGAACTTGATAAAGATCATTCGTATAAAATAGTAGCCCAGAAAGAAGGGTATCAACCAGATGAGGCTAGCGTTAGTACAGTAGGGGTGAGGAAAACAACAACATTCACAAGAGACCTTAAACTGACACCGCAAGAAACAATTGTGTTGGAAGGTATTTATTATGATTTTAACAAGTCGAGTATCCGCAAGGAAAGCCAACCGAGCTTGAATAAACTACTCGGTCTCTTACAAGAAAATCCTGATGCTATTGTAGAAATAGGCTCACATACCGATGCCCGCGCACCATTTGCCTACAACATCAAATTATCGCAGCGCAGAGCACAATCGGTGGTAAATTGGTTGGGAGCAAGAGGCATCAATAAAAACAGGATGCGGGCAAAAGGATATGGTGAAAGCCAGCCCCGTAATAACTGCACTGACGGTGTACACTGCTCGGAGTTTGAACATCAGCGCAACCGCCGTACAGAATTTAGAGTTGTTGGCGGTAGCATCGACATCAAATCTTTAGAGCGCTTTAATATGCACGTAGATCCTTGTAAAGGCTGTAAGTTTTAA
- a CDS encoding Ig-like domain-containing protein, with protein TIDPVNDPPVAVNDTTTTNEDTPVNIPVVKNDSDPDNPLGIPIVGIPPSNGTVVVNADSTITYTPDLNFNGTDSFTYAICDGGTPNLCDTATVFITIDPVNDPPVAVNDTTTTNEDTPVTIPVLANDSDPDDPLGVPIVGTPPANGSVVVNADSTITYTPDLNFNGTDSFTYAICDGGTPNLCDTATVYITIDPVNDPPVAVNDTTTTSEDTPVTIPVLANDSDSDSPLGVPIVGTPPSNGSVVVNADSTITYIPDPNFNGTDSFTYAICDGGTPNLCDTATVFITIDPVNDPPVAVNDTALCNSISGTAIAVLSNDLDVDGDILQGDSISLVVPIGATNIITNANGNIIGATMPGEGAWSVASNGIITFMPITGFTNAPTPMGYTVKDSMGAVSNTAIIVLPSAIVTSVSITPIACNGGLGAIDLAVTGGSSGNYTYSWSNSAVTEDLSNIPAGVYVVTITDGNGCTHIDTVILQEPALLSATTTSIQPTCNGGTGSIDLTVNGGIAPYSYNWSNGATTEDLTNLTQGVYTVTITDANGCTTIVSDTIDSGPTVITATTLATNVTCDGKLGAIDLTVAGGTPPYSYSWSNGAVTEDLDSLTTGIYTVIITDFNGCITTHTDTIRAPQLPVVDAVANQVVCNQDTIIQITFSGTPSFATYVWQNSDTTIGLGKSGTGSIPSFVAVNTTNQPITATITVVPYSDSCIGTQMSFTITVNPSPDVMILDVRQPTEINPFGSIEVLSPRGANFSYALDGGAYQTSPLFMNLAGDRSYIISVMNEHNCNRDTIITVNGLEITVNPVDTCHIPNVITPNYDNANDYFVIDCIQDNVEISIYNRWGNQVYHSSSYKNDWSAEGLNGGTYYYVIRMPATLKNRAYHGYVEVIK; from the coding sequence TCACGATCGATCCTGTGAACGATCCGCCTGTAGCGGTGAACGACACCACCACCACCAATGAGGACACGCCGGTGAACATACCTGTGGTAAAGAACGACAGCGATCCTGACAATCCGTTAGGTATTCCGATCGTCGGTATACCTCCGTCAAACGGAACCGTGGTCGTCAATGCAGACAGTACCATCACCTACACGCCTGACCTGAACTTTAACGGCACAGATTCTTTCACTTATGCGATCTGCGATGGCGGTACACCTAACCTCTGCGACACGGCCACCGTATTCATTACTATCGATCCGGTGAACGATCCGCCTGTAGCGGTGAACGACACCACTACTACCAATGAGGACACGCCGGTCACCATACCTGTACTGGCCAACGACAGCGATCCTGATGATCCGCTGGGTGTTCCGATCGTCGGTACACCTCCGGCCAACGGCTCGGTGGTAGTCAATGCAGACAGCACCATCACCTACACGCCTGACCTGAACTTTAACGGCACTGATTCTTTCACCTATGCGATTTGCGATGGTGGGACACCTAACCTCTGCGACACTGCCACCGTATACATCACCATCGATCCGGTGAACGATCCGCCGGTAGCGGTGAACGACACCACCACCACCAGTGAGGACACGCCGGTCACCATACCTGTACTGGCCAACGACAGCGATTCTGACAGTCCGTTAGGTGTTCCGATCGTCGGTACACCTCCTTCAAACGGCTCGGTAGTAGTCAATGCAGACAGCACCATCACCTACATCCCTGATCCGAACTTTAACGGCACAGACTCATTTACCTATGCGATCTGCGATGGCGGTACACCTAACCTCTGCGACACGGCCACCGTATTCATCACCATCGATCCGGTGAACGATCCTCCTGTAGCGGTGAACGACACGGCTTTGTGTAATTCAATAAGCGGTACAGCAATAGCAGTATTATCTAATGATCTGGATGTAGATGGAGATATACTTCAGGGTGATAGTATCAGTTTGGTAGTGCCGATTGGAGCAACGAACATTATTACAAATGCGAATGGTAATATAATCGGTGCTACAATGCCAGGTGAAGGTGCATGGAGTGTTGCTTCTAACGGCATCATTACATTTATGCCAATTACAGGCTTTACAAATGCACCAACACCGATGGGGTATACGGTAAAGGATTCTATGGGTGCCGTTAGTAACACTGCAATAATTGTATTACCATCAGCCATTGTAACATCTGTAAGCATAACACCAATAGCATGTAATGGCGGTTTGGGCGCGATAGATCTAGCCGTTACTGGTGGCAGCTCCGGTAATTATACTTACAGCTGGAGCAATAGTGCTGTTACCGAAGACTTAAGCAATATACCTGCAGGAGTTTATGTGGTAACGATTACGGATGGTAATGGATGTACACACATTGATACGGTAATCTTGCAAGAGCCCGCATTATTATCCGCCACAACTACATCCATACAACCGACATGTAATGGCGGCACAGGCTCAATAGACTTAACTGTAAATGGCGGTATAGCTCCATATAGTTATAATTGGAGTAATGGAGCCACTACAGAAGATTTGACGAACCTTACACAAGGGGTCTATACTGTTACTATTACAGATGCAAACGGCTGTACAACAATCGTATCAGACACTATAGATAGTGGACCTACTGTAATTACTGCAACCACGCTGGCCACTAATGTGACCTGCGATGGCAAATTGGGTGCAATAGATCTAACAGTGGCTGGCGGTACTCCACCGTATAGCTATAGCTGGAGCAACGGTGCTGTTACGGAAGATTTGGATAGCCTGACAACAGGTATATACACCGTAATAATTACTGACTTTAATGGCTGTATTACTACACATACAGATACAATAAGAGCACCGCAATTGCCTGTTGTGGATGCTGTAGCTAATCAAGTGGTATGTAATCAAGATACTATAATTCAAATCACATTTAGTGGCACTCCATCATTTGCTACCTATGTATGGCAGAATAGCGACACGACCATTGGTTTAGGTAAAAGCGGTACCGGGTCTATACCATCTTTTGTGGCTGTAAATACTACAAATCAGCCAATTACTGCAACAATTACTGTAGTCCCTTACTCTGACAGTTGTATTGGAACGCAAATGAGTTTCACAATTACGGTCAATCCGAGCCCTGACGTGATGATATTAGACGTCAGACAACCAACTGAAATTAATCCGTTCGGAAGTATAGAAGTGTTATCGCCACGCGGAGCAAATTTCAGTTATGCACTTGATGGAGGTGCTTACCAAACATCGCCTCTATTTATGAACCTTGCCGGAGACAGAAGTTATATAATATCTGTAATGAATGAACACAACTGTAACAGGGATACAATAATTACGGTCAATGGTTTAGAAATTACGGTCAATCCTGTGGATACTTGTCACATACCAAATGTAATTACGCCAAACTATGATAACGCAAATGATTATTTCGTGATAGACTGCATTCAGGATAATGTGGAAATATCGATTTATAACAGATGGGGTAATCAAGTATACCATTCATCAAGCTATAAAAATGATTGGTCTGCAGAAGGGTTGAATGGCGGTACTTATTACTATGTTATTAGAATGCCTGCAACCCTCAAAAACAGAGCTTACCATGGATACGTAGAAGTTATTAAATAG